One Campylobacter concisus DNA segment encodes these proteins:
- a CDS encoding M16 family metallopeptidase, which yields MRKILLFLCLVLSLNALQNDKDMLSGELENGLKYYIKENKFPQNTAIFYLVVNSGSTDEREGEQGLAHFLEHMAFNGSRDFSKNELIKQLESLGVKFGADLNAQTSYDQTSYTLSINVNDKNLKDVFKVFSNWIDGVKIDAGELDKERGVIMEEERQRNTPAYRLYLAQSKDIFAGSIYQKRVPIGDMNVIKSVDAKHMQEFYERLYQPRFMSFVAVGDFDKNEIKTLIEKSFSAAKNSNYYAHPDKSIAFKDGLNVFNYDANETAAQFVRLSFFDKFKPVLDEADVKRNLKDALIASLINMLYEQKNANNSSNLSVDFMAQTLQAKQKIYSFEANVIGDDFNASLKDMLSVLKGIEKFGFNKGDFADVKKAFVANVETKFKRSKTKKSSVYAGEILNMIENGGFVLSDEDSKNLSLKLLNEITLEDVNARFRQILAIPDERVRVFSKDGFKLSKDAFLKLKDEAKPYDTNLANVSLNKSLGNENLEPKDTLSSEFDQKHGIYTYKLPNGSQVIFKPLATKKDSILFAAISKGGTSDLADPKLGGFAVALTNESGVGKFNNYELSKVLNDKIVSYEKSIEALTQGFYGSSSSGDLSSLLAVINLEFSSPRADANVLERIKQRAKDELAKEQNLPEYKFSTEFSKFFYENNKRVAPIEMAQIDALKLNELKKVIKDKFTNAASYTFVIIGDTDEQRLLPLVKKYIATLPKLGEAENFKDDGVRSIKGQHTFKREYQSTKRSDVSVDIINLDTKYSFKEVVKLRALSSVLKTALREKIREDKGQTYGFSLNAKLSRYPYEHSKAVIGFTCDPANTDKIIAEIKEIIANIKRSGALLPKHLEDFKAQSEISIKKDYEKPEFWQNLIISNKIFNTPLYTADEYIDAVKAVTNDDIKEAARLYLDEKNMVISINNPK from the coding sequence TCTTTTACCTAGTTGTAAATTCAGGCTCGACTGATGAGAGAGAGGGCGAGCAGGGGCTTGCGCACTTTTTGGAGCACATGGCGTTTAATGGCAGTCGCGACTTTAGCAAAAATGAGCTCATTAAACAGCTTGAGAGCCTTGGGGTCAAATTTGGCGCTGATCTAAACGCACAAACCAGCTACGATCAGACGAGCTACACGCTAAGCATAAATGTAAATGATAAAAATTTAAAGGACGTTTTCAAGGTCTTTTCAAACTGGATCGATGGCGTAAAGATCGATGCAGGCGAGCTTGATAAGGAGCGTGGCGTCATAATGGAAGAGGAGCGCCAGCGAAACACGCCAGCTTATAGGCTCTATCTTGCCCAAAGTAAGGATATCTTTGCAGGTAGCATCTATCAAAAAAGAGTGCCAATAGGCGACATGAACGTGATAAAAAGCGTGGATGCTAAGCACATGCAAGAGTTTTACGAGAGGCTTTATCAGCCAAGATTTATGAGCTTTGTGGCAGTTGGCGACTTTGATAAAAACGAGATAAAAACTCTGATAGAAAAAAGCTTTAGCGCAGCAAAAAATAGCAACTATTACGCTCATCCAGACAAAAGTATCGCTTTTAAAGATGGGCTAAACGTCTTTAACTACGACGCAAACGAGACGGCGGCTCAGTTTGTAAGACTTAGCTTTTTTGATAAATTTAAGCCAGTCTTGGATGAGGCTGATGTGAAGAGAAATTTAAAAGATGCGCTAATAGCTAGCCTTATAAATATGCTTTATGAGCAAAAAAATGCAAATAATTCATCAAATTTAAGCGTTGATTTTATGGCGCAAACGCTTCAAGCAAAGCAAAAAATTTATAGCTTTGAGGCAAATGTGATCGGAGATGATTTTAACGCTAGCCTTAAAGATATGTTAAGCGTTTTAAAGGGCATTGAGAAATTTGGCTTTAACAAAGGCGACTTTGCCGATGTTAAAAAGGCGTTTGTGGCAAACGTGGAGACTAAATTTAAACGCTCAAAAACTAAAAAATCAAGCGTTTATGCAGGTGAAATTTTAAATATGATCGAAAATGGCGGCTTTGTGCTAAGCGATGAAGATAGCAAAAACCTTAGCCTAAAGCTCTTAAATGAGATCACGCTAGAGGATGTTAATGCGAGATTTAGGCAAATTTTAGCCATACCTGATGAGCGCGTGAGGGTCTTTAGTAAAGATGGCTTTAAGCTTAGCAAAGATGCCTTTTTAAAGCTAAAGGATGAGGCAAAACCTTACGATACAAATTTAGCTAACGTGAGCCTAAATAAGAGCCTTGGCAATGAAAATTTAGAGCCAAAAGATACCCTTTCTAGTGAATTTGACCAAAAGCATGGCATCTACACTTATAAGCTGCCAAATGGCTCGCAAGTCATCTTTAAGCCACTAGCTACCAAAAAAGATAGCATTTTGTTTGCAGCCATTAGCAAGGGTGGCACTTCAGATCTAGCTGATCCTAAGCTTGGTGGTTTTGCGGTTGCGCTCACAAATGAAAGTGGCGTTGGCAAATTTAACAACTACGAGCTTTCAAAGGTGCTAAACGACAAGATAGTAAGCTACGAAAAGAGCATAGAGGCGCTTACACAGGGCTTTTACGGCTCTTCAAGCAGTGGTGATCTTAGCTCGCTGCTAGCTGTTATAAATTTAGAGTTTAGCTCTCCAAGAGCCGACGCAAACGTGCTTGAGAGGATAAAACAAAGAGCAAAAGATGAGCTAGCTAAAGAGCAAAATTTACCTGAATATAAATTTAGCACCGAGTTTAGCAAATTTTTTTACGAAAACAACAAGCGTGTAGCGCCCATTGAGATGGCTCAGATCGACGCGCTAAAGCTAAATGAGCTAAAAAAGGTCATCAAAGATAAATTTACAAACGCAGCCTCATACACCTTTGTAATCATTGGCGACACCGACGAGCAGAGGCTTTTGCCACTTGTTAAAAAGTATATCGCCACCTTGCCAAAGCTTGGCGAGGCTGAAAATTTTAAAGATGATGGCGTGCGAAGTATCAAAGGGCAGCACACCTTTAAAAGAGAGTATCAAAGCACAAAAAGAAGCGATGTGAGCGTGGATATAATAAATTTAGATACAAAATACAGCTTCAAAGAGGTGGTCAAGCTAAGAGCGCTAAGCTCAGTCTTAAAAACGGCGCTTCGTGAAAAGATCAGAGAGGACAAGGGGCAAACATACGGCTTTAGCCTAAACGCCAAGCTCTCACGCTATCCGTATGAGCACTCAAAGGCGGTGATCGGCTTTACTTGCGACCCTGCAAACACGGACAAGATCATCGCCGAGATAAAGGAGATAATAGCTAACATCAAGCGCAGTGGCGCGCTCTTGCCAAAACATTTGGAGGATTTTAAGGCGCAAAGTGAAATCTCTATAAAAAAAGACTATGAAAAGCCTGAGTTTTGGCAAAATCTCATCATCTCAAATAAAATTTTTAACACGCCACTTTATACGGCTGATGAGTATATAGATGCGGTTAAAGCGGTCACAAATGACGATATCAAAGAGGCTGCTAGGCTATATCTTGATGAGAAAAATATGGTGATAAGTATAAATAATCCGAAGTAG
- a CDS encoding nicotinate phosphoribosyltransferase has translation MSEEKMLEMINATADVIFMAILRGRVSLEACKKDKEFIDALREELLSKNPNKLKVAQDSHQMIAIFEKYRNKK, from the coding sequence ATGAGCGAAGAAAAGATGCTTGAGATGATAAACGCGACTGCCGATGTTATTTTTATGGCTATACTTAGAGGACGTGTGAGCCTTGAAGCCTGCAAAAAGGACAAGGAGTTCATCGACGCTTTAAGAGAAGAGCTGCTTAGCAAAAACCCAAACAAGCTCAAAGTCGCGCAAGACTCGCACCAGATGATCGCCATTTTCGAAAAATACCGCAATAAAAAATAA
- a CDS encoding putative quinol monooxygenase: protein MVGFYVNVKLKAGCEAKFEEILKEIVPASRKDKGCISYECGVVAGSKSEYCFMESWENLESQKEHMKSAHMVKNAAALEACKESQEVKIINFVSVKE from the coding sequence ATGGTAGGATTTTATGTAAATGTAAAGTTAAAAGCTGGATGTGAGGCAAAATTTGAAGAGATTTTAAAAGAGATCGTGCCAGCTTCTAGAAAAGACAAAGGCTGCATAAGCTACGAGTGTGGCGTGGTTGCGGGCTCTAAAAGCGAATACTGCTTTATGGAGAGCTGGGAAAATTTAGAGAGCCAAAAAGAGCACATGAAGAGCGCTCACATGGTGAAAAACGCAGCTGCTCTGGAGGCTTGCAAAGAGAGCCAAGAGGTGAAAATAATAAATTTTGTAAGCGTAAAGGAATAA